From a single Calothrix sp. NIES-2098 genomic region:
- a CDS encoding ErfK/YbiS/YcfS/YnhG family protein → MVRNESVTRIIMWLCFGTAILSLLVYWRGIATGKQFEQLASTKPSQQSSKRVLGASALGASVPPSARTQKIAPSKSPATKLHNTKSETSSENVVLATGELQKTRLVSPEQQHNSTVSFLPQSLLPQALAQQKFLNPGKLTDGKRQVVVDLSDRRAYVYRKDVVIASYPIAVGKKGWETPTGTFQVMHMQHDPVWRHPITDKVFAAGKDSPLGDRWIGFWSDGHNEIGFHGTPDTNVMGTAISHGCLRMRNPDVRLLYTQVSVGTPVIVRE, encoded by the coding sequence ATGGTAAGAAATGAATCTGTAACGCGGATAATTATGTGGCTCTGTTTTGGGACAGCAATCTTATCTTTGCTTGTCTATTGGCGTGGGATCGCAACAGGAAAGCAGTTTGAGCAGCTAGCATCCACAAAGCCCAGCCAACAGTCATCTAAGAGAGTCCTAGGAGCAAGTGCTTTGGGCGCATCTGTACCCCCTAGCGCACGCACACAAAAGATAGCTCCATCTAAGTCTCCGGCAACAAAGCTTCACAATACTAAGTCGGAAACAAGCAGCGAAAATGTAGTTTTAGCAACGGGTGAGTTGCAAAAGACCAGACTAGTCTCGCCAGAACAACAACATAACTCTACTGTGTCGTTTCTGCCGCAGTCTTTGTTACCTCAAGCTTTGGCTCAACAAAAATTTTTGAATCCTGGGAAGCTGACAGACGGTAAAAGGCAAGTGGTGGTGGATTTAAGCGATCGCCGCGCCTATGTTTACCGAAAAGATGTGGTGATAGCCAGCTACCCCATTGCTGTGGGTAAGAAAGGTTGGGAAACGCCTACAGGTACTTTTCAAGTCATGCATATGCAGCACGATCCTGTATGGCGTCATCCAATCACTGATAAAGTATTTGCCGCAGGTAAAGATAGCCCTCTGGGCGATCGATGGATTGGTTTCTGGTCAGATGGACACAACGAAATTGGCTTTCACGGTACGCCAGATACCAACGTGATGGGAACTGCGATTTCTCACGGTTGTCTGAGAATGCGAAATCCCGATGTCCGATTACTTTACACGCAGGTGAGTGTGGGGACACCAGTTATAGTACGCGAATGA